A window of Pectinophora gossypiella chromosome 12, ilPecGoss1.1, whole genome shotgun sequence contains these coding sequences:
- the LOC126371337 gene encoding protein sarah: MAHKEEDDTFQEDDVYINAEDGMPNIHPNIANLEQESDSQDEGNEFDDIPKSVIVTNIHSDVFADEKLKKDLEDLFRTFSDNITFQWLRSFRRLRVNYDSPLAAANARVQLHQYQFHNSSINCYFAQPVTPVSLKNLMPPKPVKQFLISPPSSPPVGWEPREENEPLVNHDLLAALASLTPGESHELHAPTPTQPAIVVHTALAPDAAAPRAALKTIPQTRCPDY; this comes from the coding sequence aTGGCTCATAAAGAGGAGGATGATACATTTCAAGAAGACGACGTCTATATTAACGCAGAAGATGGGATGCCCAATATACATCCAAACATTGCGAACTTGGAACAAGAAAGTGATTCTCAAGATGAAGGGAATGAGTTCGACGATATACCGAAATCTGTGATCGTCACCAATATTCATAGTGACGTTTTCGCTGATGAGAAGTTAAAAAAGGATCTAGAGGACCTGTTCCGTACATTTTCAGATAACATTACGTTTCAGTGGCTTCGTAGTTTTAGACGGTTGCGTGTGAATTACGATAGCCCCCTGGCGGCGGCGAACGCTCGCGTTCAGCTTCACCAGTATCAGTTTCATAATTCGAgtattaattgttatttcgCGCAACCGGTGACGCCCGTGTCGCTCAAGAATTTGATGCCGCCCAAGCCGGTGAAGCAGTTTTTGATCTCGCCGCCGTCCAGCCCACCGGTAGGCTGGGAGCCGCGCGAGGAGAACGAGCCGCTGGTGAACCACGACTTGCTGGCAGCGTTGGCCAGCCTCACGCCCGGCGAGAGCCACGAGCTGCACGCGCCGACGCCCACGCAGCCTGCCATCGTCGTGCACACGGCTCTGGCGCCCGATGCCGCCGCGCCACGCGCCGCCCTCAAAACCATCCCTCAGACTCGCTGTCCGGATTATTGA
- the LOC126371292 gene encoding uncharacterized protein LOC126371292 yields MRTLLICMLCAVTVYAQYDGPAPPRLQIPGAIPIGGPIRQGGFRQARLQAAPVAGPVPRIRRPGLGRPSFKSVEATPRPSLQSLDELAKPVTEEPEDEIEINTPTAFSPNLFSTPEPQNDYFDFTTTSQPKPPIAFNPAPFQQSTPTPPKPEPIRPTQYRPLLAPQNFNPVRNEPAKPQRLQPLSSRPQRPVFRPETRPFLEEDDAPAPPPPVRQYNRPQEPIRAPVKSVPQQKYTPSHNREKKPVAQIIRKFREENEDGSITWGFENDDGSFKEETIGVDCITRGKYGYVDPDGLKREYNYETGIACDKNKETQEEKGFIDYQENKAVLPNGITIDLNAMGKKSKRPFRSPSLH; encoded by the coding sequence ATATGTATGTTGTGCGCAGTCACAGTTTATGCGCAATATGACGGACCCGCTCCTCCAAGACTGCAAATACCGGGAGCCATTCCGATCGGTGGGCCCATCAGACAAGGAGGATTCAGGCAGGCGAGACTGCAGGCTGCACCAGTGGCCGGCCCCGTGCCACGTATCAGACGGCCCGGCCTAGGACGACCCTCATTCAAGTCCGTAGAAGCCACACCCCGCCCCAGCTTGCAGTCTCTCGACGAGCTCGCTAAGCCCGTCACCGAGGAGCCAGAAGACGAAATTGAGATCAACACCCCGACTGCATTCTCACCCAACTTGTTTTCGACACCCGAGCCTCAAAACGATTACTTTGATTTCACGACCACATCTCAACCGAAACCGCCGATAGCTTTTAATCCAGCGCCATTCCAACAATCTACGCCTACACCACCTAAACCTGAGCCAATTAGACCCACACAATACAGACCTTTACTAGCACCGCAAAATTTCAATCCAGTAAGAAACGAGCCCGCGAAACCTCAACGACTTCAGCCCCTCAGCAGCAGGCCACAACGCCCTGTATTCAGGCCAGAAACGAGACCATTCCTGGAAGAGGATGACGCgccagcgccgccgccgcccgtcaGGCAATACAATCGCCCACAGGAACCGATCCGTGCCCCAGTAAAGTCCGTCCCGCAGCAAAAGTACACTCCTAGCCACAACAGGGAAAAGAAACCCGTGGCACAAATCATCCGCAAATTCAGGGAAGAAAATGAAGACGGTAGCATCACGTGGGGCTTCGAGAACGACGATGGATCTTTTAAGGAAGAGACTATTGGCGTTGACTGCATCACGCGAGGTAAATACGGGTACGTTGACCCTGATGGCTTGAAGAGAGAATATAATTATGAGACTGGTATTGCATGTGACAAAAACAAGGAAACACAAGAAGAGAAAGGCTTCATAGATTACCAAGAAAACAAGGCTGTCCTGCCTAATGGTATCACCATTGATCTCAATGCCATGGGTAAAAAGTCTAAGAGGCCATTCAGATCGCCCAGTCTCCACTAG
- the LOC126371361 gene encoding histone deacetylase complex subunit SAP18 — MKMAGLESMVVEETKPVDREKTCPLLLRVFCSTGRHNSPGDYARGNVPQNELQIYTWMDATLRELTGLVKEVNPETRRKGTYFDFAIVFPDQRSPTYRMREIGVTCSGQRGGDDNKTLSQVKFLIGNYLDISITPPNRMPPPMRRAQPYMNNRPY; from the exons ATGAAAATGGCAGGTTTAGAGTCGATGGTAGTTGAAGAAACTAAGCCAGTTGATAGAGAGAAG ACGTGTCCATTATTACTACGGGTGTTTTGTTCGACCGGACGGCACAACTCGCCGGGTGACTACGCGAGAGGAAATGTGCCACAGAATGAGCTGCAGATCTACACTTGGATGGACGCCACACTCCGCGAGCTCACTGGTTTGGTCAAGGAAGTAAATCCTGAGACTCGGCGCAAAGGGACGTACTTTGACTTTGCAATAGTTTTCCCTGATCAGAGATCTCCGACATACCGCATGAGAGAGATCGGCGTTACTTGTTCTGGCCAGCGTGGTGGGGATGACAACAAAACGTTATCACAAGTCAAATTCCTGATTGGGAATTACTTGGACATTTCAATAACTCCACCAAACAGAATGCCACCACCAATGAGGCGTGCACAGCCTTATATGAATAATCGCCCATATTAA
- the LOC126371242 gene encoding organic cation transporter protein isoform X1 has translation MDKDHALEEMMGKLGDFGRYQCFQFILHILAAMTAGMHMLSLVTVAAVPDHRCWVDGVDTNESIAAWNASEILAAIPEVAPGMVHNCLMFTESNETATCSKWVYDTTYRSSSRAMEWDLVCEKRWMGAIAQTVYMLGVFTGAVVLGGMADKYGRKTIFCWSGVLQLILGVVVAFIPEYWTFLVIRFLYGIFGSAGSYITGFVLTMELVGPSKRTACGVAFQAAFAGGIMLVAAWGAIVDNNQYLQMIYGLHSILLIPHIWIMDESPRWLWAQGRAKESVDIVEKALKCNKSEHTLDRAQLVSRGKVEATKGTEEPVSSAGTLDLFKTPNLRNKTLNVCLCWFANSIAYYGLTLSTGRLEGNPYLVIAIMGFVEFPSYAAVIYFLDVWGRRPLISSMMLVGGAACIIATFLPPGSIFSTAVVITGKLFIAGSFAIIYNYSAELFPTVVRNSAMGLGSMCARLSGALTPLITLLDSFNPKIPAVIFGVVTLISGFLCFFLPETMNQPMPQSLADGEKFGKGDTCFTSCLGKNGNNKTYAAEDKTADVMVPLEDMSKKG, from the exons GAGACTTCGGGCGGTACCAATGTTTCCAGTTCATACTCCACATTCTGGCTGCCATGACGGCTGGTATGCACATGTTGTCCCTGGTGACTGTGGCTGCGGTACCTGATCACAG aTGTTGGGTGGACGGCGTGGACACCAACGAGTCTATAGCAGCATGGAATGCTTCAGAAATATTAGCGGCCATACCAGAAGTAGCGCCGGGAATGGTGCACAATTGTTTAATGTTCACGGAGAGCAATGAAACAGCCACTTGTTCCAAGTGGGTTTACGACACGACGTACAGATCGTCGTCACGTGCCATGGAGTGGGACCTCGTTTGCGAGAAAAGATGGATGGGGGCCATAGCACAGACTGTTTACATGCTGGGAGTATTCACGGGCGCGGTCGTGCTCGGCGGGATGGCAGACAAATATGGCAggaaaacaatattttgttggTCAGGAGTACTGCAATTGATTCTAGGTGTTGTTGTAGCTTTTATACCAGAGTATTGGACTTTTTTGGTCATTCGATTTTTATACGGCATTTTTGGATCAGCTGGATCTTATATCACGGGTTTCGTGCTGACTATGGAACTCGTAGGACCGAGTAAGAGAACTGCTTGTGGAGTAGCTTTCCAAGCTGCATTTGCTGGGGGAATAATGCTGGTTGCAGCATGGGGTGCTATAGTAGATAATAATCAATACCTACAGATGATATATGGATTGCACAGTATTTTGTTAATTCCTCACATTTGGATAATGGACGAGTCACCTCGCTGGCTGTGGGCGCAAGGCAGAGCCAAAGAATCTGTGGATATAGTTGAAAAGGCTTTAAAATGCAACAAATCCGAACACACGTTAGATAGAGCTCAGTTAGTCTCTCGAGGCAAGGTTGAAGCAACTAAAGGTACAGAAGAACCGGTATCGTCGGCTGGTACTCtagatttatttaaaacacCAAACTTGAGGAACAAAACATTGAACGTATGCTTATGTTGGTTCGCTAACTCTATAGCTTATTACGGACTCACTTTAAGTACAGGTAGACTGGAAGGTAACCCTTATCTGGTTATTGCCATCATGGGTTTTGTAGAGTTTCCTAGTTACGCAGCAGTTATATATTTTCTTGATGTCTGGGGTCGAAGACCGCTTATCAGCTCTATGATGTTGGTAGGTGGTGCCGCGTGCATCATCGCTACCTTCTTGCCACCGGGGAGCATATTTTCCACGGCAGTCGTTATCACTGGAAAATTGTTCATTGCAGGTTCATTCGCCATTATCTACAATTACTCTGCAGAATTATTCCCCACAGTAGTCCGTAACTCAGCAATGGGACTGGGGTCCATGTGTGCTAGGCTTTCCGGTGCTCTGACTCCGTTAATTACTTTATTAGATTCCTTTAATCCTAAAATCCCTGCCGTCATATTTGGAGTAGTAACCCTAATTTCTGGGTTTCTATGTTTCTTCCTGCCTGAAACCATGAATCAACCTATGCCACAGTCGTTAGCTGACGGTGAAAAGTTTGGCAAAGGAGATACTTGCTTTACCAGCTGTTTAGGGAAGAAtggtaataataaaacttacgcAGCGGAAGACAAAACTGCCGACGTCATGGTGCCTTTAGAAGACATGAGCAAAAAGGgctga
- the LOC126371242 gene encoding organic cation transporter protein isoform X2, producing the protein MDKDHALEEMMGKLGDFGRYQCFQFILHILAAMTAGMHMLSLVTVAAVPDHRCALPGLDNATQSVQWNSSLVLQAIPLNDHGKLESCKMYGVNKTLEDCHAWVYNEQYFTSSRGIEWDFVCSRRWMGATAQTAYMFGVVIGSLVLGRLCDKFGRKTVFVWSGILQLLFGVVVAFTVDYYSFVAVRFLYGIFGSGSYIAGFVLTMELVGPSKRTICGVMFQIMFAVGIMLLAAWGYLIDNRFYLQIVYALHAVVLLPHCLLMDESPRWLWAQGRARESVAVIEKALKINKSTDIIDTPALVSHCKATCAKYTDEHSAGTSDLFKTPNMLKKSLIICGCWFANSVVYYGLSLNTGKLNGNPYFIMFLMGVVELPSYVIIVYFMDRVGHRALISMMMLLGGIACLVVVALPHGSNSATGVVMVGKLFISGSYSIIYKYSAELFPTVVRSSGVGLGSMFASVSGALTPLISLLDTLNPKIPTIIFGFIAILSGFSTFFLPETIGRNLPQSLDDGERFGVGDTCFTNCTGRRMSDSSVEIPETMVPLEGIEKKQ; encoded by the exons GAGACTTCGGGCGGTACCAATGTTTCCAGTTCATACTCCACATTCTGGCTGCCATGACGGCTGGTATGCACATGTTGTCCCTGGTGACTGTGGCTGCGGTACCTGATCACAG ATGTGCTCTACCTGGATTAGACAACGCAACTCAAAGTGTACAGTGGAATTCTTCATTAGTATTGCAGGCTATCCCTTTAAATGATCATGGAAAACTAGAGTCCTGCAAGATGTACGGCGTTAATAAAACATTGGAAGACTGCCATGCATGGGTTTACAACGAGCAGTATTTTACGTCATCACGCGGCATCGAGTGGGACTTCGTTTGCAGTCGCCGGTGGATGGGCGCGACAGCACAAACCGCATACATGTTCGGAGTAGTCATCGGCTCCCTGGTACTTGGACGTCTCTGCGATAAATTCGGAAGAAAGACTGTATTCGTCTGGTCCGGAATACTTCAACTACTTTTCGGCGTCGTTGTAGCTTTCACCGTTGACTACTACTCTTTTGTCGCCGTCCGATTCCTCTACGGCATATTCGGTTCCGGGTCGTACATCGCCGGATTCGTACTAACAATGGAACTAGTCGGGCCGAGCAAGCGCACAATATGTGGTGTCATGTTTCAAATCATGTTCGCCGTCGGAATAATGCTGCTGGCCGCATGGGGATACCTCATTGATAACAGATTCTATTTACAAATTGTTTATGCTTTACACGCCGTGGTGCTGCTTCCTCATTGTTTGTTGATGGACGAGTCCCCGAGGTGGCTCTGGGCCCAGGGTCGAGCTCGCGAGTCTGTCGCTGTTATAGAAAAGgcattaaaaattaataaatctaCCGATATAATCGACACTCCAGCTCTGGTATCTCATTGCAAGGCTACCTGTGCGAAGTACACCGACGAGCATTCTGCCGGAACCTCCGATCTTTTCAAAACTCCAAATATGCTTAAAAAGTCTCTAATTATTTGCGGTTGCTGGTTCGCTAATTCTGTAGTGTATTATGGCCTTTCTCTTAACACGGGAAAATTAAATGGAAATCCGTACTTCATTATGTTTTTGATGGGCGTTGTAGAGTTGCCAAGTTACGTTATAATTGTGTACTTTATGGACCGAGTTGGTCACCGTGCGCTGATCAGTATGATGATGTTACTCGGCGGGATCGCTTGCCTCGTTGTAGTGGCTCTACCTCACGGGTCTAACTCGGCCACTGGAGTAGTTATGGTTGGAAAGCTATTCATATCTGGTTCATATTCGATAATTTACAAATATTCAGCTGAACTATTCCCCACTGTGGTCAGAAGCTCCGGTGTGGGTTTAGGCAGCATGTTCGCCAGTGTATCTGGTGCTCTCACCCCTTTGATCAGTTTACTCGATACCCTCAACCCGAAAATCCCAACCATCATATTTGGTTTCATAGCTATCTTATCTGGGTTCTCTACATTTTTCTTGCCAGAAACAATCGGTCGTAATCTGCCACAATCTCTTGATGACGGTGAGCGATTTGGTGTCGGAGATACTTGCTTCACTAACTGTACTGGTAGAAGAATGAGTGATAGTTCAGTAGAGATACCTGAAACCATGGTACCTCTTGAGGGAATTGAGAAGAAACAGTAA